One window from the genome of Entelurus aequoreus isolate RoL-2023_Sb linkage group LG04, RoL_Eaeq_v1.1, whole genome shotgun sequence encodes:
- the adat2 gene encoding tRNA-specific adenosine deaminase 2 isoform X2 has protein sequence MDTEDGKALFCETDGHIEKWMGRAFDMANDALSNGEVPVGCLMVYKDEVVGRGRNEVNETKNATRHAEMVALDQVLNWCGHNNLDVRSVCEQTVLYVTVEPCIMCAAALRLTNIPVVVYGCKNERFGGCGSVLDISSANLPQTGTSFKCVSGHRAEEAVEMLKMFYKQENPNAPKPKTRKE, from the exons ATGGACACAGAGGACGGTAAAGCTCTTTTTTGTGAGACTGACGGACACATTGAAAAGTGGATGGGCCGCGCTTTTGACATG gCTAACGATGCCCTGAGCAATGGAGAAGTTCCAGTTGGATGTTTGATGGTCTACAAGGATGAGGTGGTGGGGAGGGGAAGGAACGAGGTCAACGAGACCAAAAAC gCAACTCGCCATGCAGAAATGGTGGCCTTGGACCAGGTCCTGAACTGGTGTGGTCATAACAATCTGGACGTGAGAAGCGTGTGTGAACAGACGGTGTTGTATGTCACCGTGGAGCCGTGCATCATGTGTGCTGCTGCTCTACGTCTCACGA ACATTCCCGTGGTGGTTTACGGCTGCAAGAATGAGCGCTTTGGTGGCTGTGGATCAGTCCTGGATATCTCTTCTGCAAACCTGCCTCAAACCGGAACATCCTTCAAG TGTGTCTCAGGCCACAGAGCAGAAGAAGCTGTGGAGATGTTAAAGATGTTCTATAAGCAAGAGAACCCAAATG
- the adat2 gene encoding tRNA-specific adenosine deaminase 2 isoform X1 yields the protein MDTEDGKALFCETDGHIEKWMGRAFDMANDALSNGEVPVGCLMVYKDEVVGRGRNEVNETKNATRHAEMVALDQVLNWCGHNNLDVRSVCEQTVLYVTVEPCIMCAAALRLTNIPVVVYGCKNERFGGCGSVLDISSANLPQTGTSFKCVSGHRAEEAVEMLKMFYKQENPNGDSRAFISPYFYT from the exons ATGGACACAGAGGACGGTAAAGCTCTTTTTTGTGAGACTGACGGACACATTGAAAAGTGGATGGGCCGCGCTTTTGACATG gCTAACGATGCCCTGAGCAATGGAGAAGTTCCAGTTGGATGTTTGATGGTCTACAAGGATGAGGTGGTGGGGAGGGGAAGGAACGAGGTCAACGAGACCAAAAAC gCAACTCGCCATGCAGAAATGGTGGCCTTGGACCAGGTCCTGAACTGGTGTGGTCATAACAATCTGGACGTGAGAAGCGTGTGTGAACAGACGGTGTTGTATGTCACCGTGGAGCCGTGCATCATGTGTGCTGCTGCTCTACGTCTCACGA ACATTCCCGTGGTGGTTTACGGCTGCAAGAATGAGCGCTTTGGTGGCTGTGGATCAGTCCTGGATATCTCTTCTGCAAACCTGCCTCAAACCGGAACATCCTTCAAG TGTGTCTCAGGCCACAGAGCAGAAGAAGCTGTGGAGATGTTAAAGATGTTCTATAAGCAAGAGAACCCAAATGGTGACAGCAGAGCCTTTATCTCTCCATACTTTTACACATAG